CAGCACGGCACCGAAGAAGTCGCCGTCGTCCCCGCTCTCCGGTGGCACGGCCACGTCGCCCACCGCGTCGTCGCGCCCGGCGCCCGGCAAGGACTGCTCGCGCTACGCGCCCGCGCAGGAAGACCTCTCCACGCGCGGCGACTACAAGGCCGGTGGCCTGTACAAGCCCGGCGTGGCCGATACCACGCCCGACCACGTCCCTGATCTGGACTGCATCCGTGAGCCCGTCGTCACGGCCGAAGCCCGTTCGCGCGTGGGCAACAAGTCGCCGTACACGGTGCTCGGCAAGCAGTACCGCGTGCTCGATCGCGTCGACGATTACGTGGAGCAGGGCACGGCGTCGTATTACGGCAACAAGTTCCATGGCCGGCGCACCTCCAACCAGGAGGTGTACGACATGTACGCCTACAGCGCGGCGCACAAGTCGCTGCCGCTGCCGAGCTTCGCGCGCGTCACCAACCTGGACAACGGCAAGTCGGTCGTCGTCCGCGTGAACGATCGTGGCCCCTTCCACGAGGGACGCGTGATTGATCTGAGCTACGCCGCCGCGGTGAGGCTGGGCATCACCCAGCGTGGCACCGGCCGGGTGGAAGTGCGTGGCCTGGCCCCGGATGGCCGCGCGCTGGCCGAGGCGCCCACGGCGCCCGCCGTGACCGCACCGGTGCCGTCGGCGATGGACGCGCTGGTCGACCGGCTGCCCTCGGCCACGGCTACGACCGCGACCGCGCAGGGCTTCGAACAGTGGATGCAGGCCAACGGCGTGCGCGTGGCGACCGGCAAGCCCGGCGGCGCCGCCGCACCGGCGGTGTCGTCGACGCCTGTCCCCGCACCCGCGGCACCTGTCGCGACCGTCGTTGCGCCGTCGCCGCTGCAATTGCAGGTCGCCAGTTTCTCCAGCCGGGATAACGCCGACCGGGCGCTCGCCCGCCTGGCGGCCGCCGGCATCGCCGATGCGCGGTTGACCGACGTGCCCGGCAACGGGGGCACCCTGTGGCGGCTGCGCGTCGGTGCGCCGGATGCCGCGACGGCGGAAGCGCTGGCGGGCCGCATCGCGGGCCTGGGCTTCGGCCGGCCGCAACTGGTGCGCGAATAGTCGCGGGAAACCGCTGGTTTTTTACGTTCTTCCAACCCACGAACGGGCCGGCATCCCTACAATATCGGCCTTGAATCGTCAGGCCCACGGCCTTGCCAGGAGTTTT
This genomic stretch from Pseudoxanthomonas sp. CF385 harbors:
- a CDS encoding septal ring lytic transglycosylase RlpA family protein, whose product is MRWLALPLLAVALAACSTAPKKSPSSPLSGGTATSPTASSRPAPGKDCSRYAPAQEDLSTRGDYKAGGLYKPGVADTTPDHVPDLDCIREPVVTAEARSRVGNKSPYTVLGKQYRVLDRVDDYVEQGTASYYGNKFHGRRTSNQEVYDMYAYSAAHKSLPLPSFARVTNLDNGKSVVVRVNDRGPFHEGRVIDLSYAAAVRLGITQRGTGRVEVRGLAPDGRALAEAPTAPAVTAPVPSAMDALVDRLPSATATTATAQGFEQWMQANGVRVATGKPGGAAAPAVSSTPVPAPAAPVATVVAPSPLQLQVASFSSRDNADRALARLAAAGIADARLTDVPGNGGTLWRLRVGAPDAATAEALAGRIAGLGFGRPQLVRE